Proteins encoded together in one Corvus hawaiiensis isolate bCorHaw1 chromosome 15, bCorHaw1.pri.cur, whole genome shotgun sequence window:
- the ZNF346 gene encoding zinc finger protein 346, translating into MADGAGSNGDAAGPLVGKEAVERLIRENGHIFTEAQCKVCSALLISESQRLAHYQSKKHANKVRRYLSIHGGEEGAHGKKMKLEVKQDSKQEGSNGEDRNKCCPICNMTFSSPAVATSHYLGKTHAKNMKQQAPKVEETVPPQKHPAALPTSTASSNEENKDITDPDKFCSLCHATFNNPLMAKQHYVGKKHRKQETKHKLMAHYGRTPDAPASSFMAGKGYPCSTCNIVLNSIEQYQAHISGFKHKNQMPGAVPVVGPFPPQQYVREESTAPGGYSYFSQDF; encoded by the exons ATGGCGGACGGGGCCGGTAGCAACGGGGACGCTGCGGGGCCGCTGGTGGGCAAAGAGGCGG TGGAGCGGCTGATCCGGGAGAACGGACACATTTTCACCGAGGCGCAGTGCAAGGTGTGCAGCGCCCTGCTCATCTCCGAGTCACAGCGGCTGGCTCACTACCAG agcAAGAAACACGCCAACAAGGTGAGACGGTACCTGTCCATCCACGGCGGGGAGGAGGGTGCTCACGGGAAGAAGATGAAGCTGGAGGTGAAGCAG GACAGCAAGCAGGAAGGCAGCAATGGGGAGGACAGGAACAAGTGTTGTCCCATCTGCAACATGACCTTCTCCTCTCCGGCCGTGGCAACATCTCATTACTTGGGCAAGACTCATGCCAAGAACATGAAGCAGCAGGCCCCCAAAGTAGAAG AAACGGTGCCCCCACAGAAAcaccctgctgccctccccaccTCTACTGCATCTTCTAACGAAGAGAACAAGGACATTACTGACCCGGACAAGTTCTGTAGCCTCTGCCATGCCACTTTCAACAACCCCCTTATGGCAAAACAGCACTACGTAGGCaagaagcacagaaagcaggagaccAAACACAAGCTGATGGCGCACTACGGCCGAACCCCTGATGCACCAGCATCATCCTTCATGG CTGGGAAGGGCTACCCCTGCAGTACATGTAACATAGTGCTGAACTCCATAGAGCAGTACCAAGCTCACATCAGTGGCTTCAAACACAAGAATCA GATGCCGGGAGCAGTGCCGGTTGTCGGACCGTTCCCGCCACAGCAGTATGTCCGGGAAGAGTCAACTGCCCCAGGAGGCTACAGTTACTTCAGCCAAGACTTCTAG